A genome region from Pseudomonas pergaminensis includes the following:
- the serS gene encoding serine--tRNA ligase, producing the protein MLDSKLLRSNLQDVADRLASRGFALDVARIEALEEQRKTVQTRTEALQAERNARSKSIGQAKQRGEDIAPLMADVERMGTELSDGKVELDKIQTELDSILLGIPNIPHESVPIGADEDGNVEVRRWGTPTTFDFEIKDHVALGELTGGLDFETAAKMSGARFALLRGPIARMHRALAQFMINLHTGEHGYEEAYTPYLVQAPALMGTSQLPKFEEELFKISRDGEADLYLIPTAEVSLTNIVAGEILDAKQLPIKFVAHSPCFRSEAGASGRDTRGMIRQHQFDKVEMVQVVEPSTSMEALEGLTANAERVLQLLELPYRVLALCTGDMGFSAVKTYDLEVWVPSQDKYREISSCSNCGDFQARRMQARFRNPETGKPELVHTLNGSGLAVGRTLVAVLENYQQADGSIRVPEVLKPYMAGVEVIR; encoded by the coding sequence ATGCTCGATTCCAAACTGTTACGTAGCAACCTTCAGGACGTAGCGGACCGCCTGGCATCCCGTGGCTTTGCCTTGGATGTTGCGCGCATCGAAGCGCTGGAAGAACAGCGCAAGACCGTCCAGACCCGCACCGAAGCACTGCAGGCTGAGCGGAATGCGCGTTCCAAATCCATCGGTCAGGCCAAGCAGCGCGGCGAAGACATCGCGCCGCTGATGGCGGATGTCGAGCGCATGGGCACCGAGCTGTCCGACGGCAAGGTCGAGCTGGACAAGATCCAGACCGAGCTGGATTCGATCCTGCTCGGCATTCCCAACATCCCGCACGAGTCCGTGCCGATTGGCGCAGACGAAGACGGCAACGTCGAAGTGCGCCGTTGGGGTACGCCAACCACCTTTGATTTCGAGATCAAGGACCACGTTGCCCTGGGCGAATTGACCGGCGGCCTGGATTTCGAAACCGCCGCCAAGATGTCCGGCGCGCGCTTTGCCTTGCTGCGCGGTCCGATCGCGCGCATGCACCGTGCCCTGGCGCAGTTCATGATCAACCTGCACACCGGCGAGCACGGTTACGAAGAAGCCTACACCCCTTACCTGGTGCAGGCACCGGCGCTGATGGGCACCAGCCAGTTGCCAAAATTCGAAGAAGAACTGTTCAAGATCAGCCGCGACGGCGAAGCCGACCTGTACCTGATCCCGACCGCCGAAGTGTCGCTGACCAACATCGTCGCCGGCGAGATCCTCGATGCCAAGCAACTGCCGATCAAGTTCGTGGCCCACAGCCCATGCTTCCGCAGTGAAGCCGGTGCGTCGGGTCGCGATACCCGCGGCATGATCCGCCAGCACCAGTTCGACAAGGTCGAGATGGTGCAAGTGGTCGAGCCGTCGACGTCGATGGAAGCCCTGGAAGGCCTGACCGCCAACGCCGAGCGCGTCCTGCAATTGCTGGAGCTGCCGTACCGCGTGCTGGCGCTGTGCACCGGCGACATGGGCTTCAGCGCCGTGAAGACCTACGACCTCGAAGTGTGGGTGCCGAGCCAGGACAAGTACCGCGAGATTTCGTCGTGCTCCAACTGCGGTGACTTCCAGGCCCGTCGCATGCAGGCGCGTTTCCGCAACCCGGAAACCGGCAAGCCGGAACTGGTCCACACCCTCAACGGTTCCGGTCTGGCGGTAGGCCGTACCCTGGTGGCCGTGCTGGAAAACTACCAGCAGGCTGACGGCTCGATCCGTGTGCCGGAAGTACTCAAGCCTTACATGGCGGGCGTTGAGGTCATCCGCTAA
- the crcB gene encoding fluoride efflux transporter CrcB, with product MLKTILAVSAAGIAGTLLRFAAGTWVSANWPKHFYAATLAVNLVGCLIIGLLYGWFLLRPEVPIEIRAGLIVGFVGGLTTFSSFSLDTLRLLESGQALVAFGYLGISVFGGLLATWAGLSLTKL from the coding sequence GTGCTCAAGACGATTCTTGCCGTGTCCGCAGCCGGCATCGCTGGTACATTATTGCGTTTCGCCGCTGGCACCTGGGTCAGCGCCAACTGGCCGAAGCATTTTTATGCGGCGACCCTGGCGGTCAACCTGGTTGGCTGCCTGATCATCGGGCTGTTATATGGCTGGTTCCTGTTGCGCCCGGAAGTACCGATTGAGATTCGTGCCGGCTTGATTGTCGGCTTTGTAGGCGGTCTGACGACCTTTTCATCCTTTTCACTGGATACGCTGCGCCTGCTGGAAAGCGGGCAGGCCCTGGTCGCCTTCGGGTACCTGGGCATCAGCGTGTTCGGCGGGCTGCTCGCCACCTGGGCTGGCCTGTCCTTGACCAAACTTTGA
- a CDS encoding replication-associated recombination protein A, with the protein MDLFRSDPIAQPLAARLRSTNLDEYVGQEHLLARGKPLREALEQGALHSMIFWGPPGVGKTTLARLLAKVSDAHFETVSAVLAGVKEIRQAVEVAKQQAGQYGKRTILFVDEVHRFNKSQQDAFLPYVEDGTLIFIGATTENPSFELNNALLSRARVYVLKSLDEAAMQKLLQRALNEDKGLGKRQLSVSEEGFKILLTAADGDGRRFLNLLENASDLAEDGGEIGVDLLQSLLGDTRRRFDKGGEAFYDQISALHKSVRGSNPDGALYWFARMIDGGCDPLYLARRVVRMASEDIGNADPRALSLCLAAWDVQERLGSPEGELAVAQAITYLACAPKSNAVYVGFKSALRAAAEYGSLEVPMHLRNAPTKLMKQLGYGDEYRYAHDEPDAYAAGEDYFPDDLEPLPLYQPVPRGLELKIGEKLNHLAQLDRLSPKQRRK; encoded by the coding sequence ATGGATCTGTTTCGAAGTGACCCGATTGCCCAGCCATTGGCCGCGCGCTTGCGTTCGACCAACCTGGATGAGTACGTCGGTCAGGAACACCTGCTCGCTCGCGGCAAGCCGTTGCGCGAAGCCCTGGAGCAGGGTGCGCTGCACTCGATGATTTTCTGGGGGCCGCCGGGGGTGGGCAAGACCACCCTGGCGCGCCTGCTGGCGAAGGTCTCGGATGCGCACTTCGAAACGGTCTCGGCGGTACTCGCCGGGGTCAAGGAGATCCGCCAGGCGGTGGAAGTCGCCAAGCAACAGGCCGGGCAGTACGGCAAGCGCACCATCCTGTTCGTCGATGAAGTGCACCGCTTCAACAAGTCCCAGCAGGATGCGTTCCTGCCTTATGTCGAAGACGGCACGCTGATCTTTATCGGCGCCACCACCGAAAACCCATCGTTCGAACTGAACAACGCCTTGCTGTCGCGGGCGCGGGTCTATGTGCTGAAAAGCCTGGACGAGGCCGCCATGCAGAAGCTGCTGCAGCGGGCCCTGAATGAAGACAAGGGCCTGGGCAAGCGGCAACTCAGCGTGAGCGAAGAGGGCTTCAAGATCCTGCTGACCGCCGCCGACGGTGACGGTCGTCGCTTTCTCAACCTGCTGGAGAACGCTTCCGACCTGGCCGAAGACGGCGGTGAGATTGGCGTCGACCTCTTGCAAAGCCTCCTCGGCGATACGCGCCGACGCTTTGACAAGGGGGGCGAAGCCTTCTACGACCAGATATCGGCGCTGCATAAATCCGTGCGCGGTTCCAACCCGGACGGCGCGCTGTACTGGTTTGCGCGGATGATCGACGGCGGTTGCGACCCGCTCTACCTCGCCCGCCGCGTGGTGCGCATGGCCAGCGAAGACATCGGCAACGCCGACCCGCGTGCACTGAGCCTGTGCCTGGCCGCGTGGGACGTGCAGGAGCGCCTCGGCAGCCCGGAAGGCGAGTTGGCCGTGGCCCAGGCCATCACCTACCTGGCCTGCGCGCCCAAGAGCAATGCGGTGTACGTGGGCTTCAAGTCCGCCCTGCGCGCCGCCGCCGAATACGGCTCTCTCGAAGTGCCGATGCACTTGCGCAACGCGCCGACCAAGTTGATGAAACAGTTGGGCTACGGTGATGAATACCGCTACGCCCACGATGAACCGGATGCCTATGCGGCCGGTGAAGACTATTTTCCCGATGACCTTGAGCCACTCCCGCTCTATCAGCCGGTGCCCCGTGGCCTGGAGCTGAAGATCGGCGAAAAGCTCAATCACCTCGCCCAACTCGATCGACTCAGCCCCAAACAGCGGAGAAAGTAG
- the lolA gene encoding outer membrane lipoprotein chaperone LolA yields the protein MRLIRMLLLPALALTAVSAHADPASVASLKNLLDKSQTLTARFSQLTLDAGGTQLQETAGEMAVQRPGLFYWHTEGKAEQTIVSDGQKVTLWDPDLEQATIKKLDPRLNQTPALLLSGDVSKINDSFDITSKQTSNVIEFTLKPKSKDTLFDTLSLSFGNGVINNMRLVDSVGQRTDILFSGVKANQPVPASKFKFDIPKGADVIQE from the coding sequence ATGCGTCTTATCCGCATGCTGTTGTTGCCGGCACTGGCCCTGACCGCTGTTTCGGCCCATGCTGACCCGGCCTCCGTCGCCAGCTTGAAGAACCTGCTGGACAAATCCCAGACCCTGACCGCGCGCTTCTCCCAGCTGACCCTGGATGCCGGTGGCACCCAGTTGCAGGAAACTGCCGGCGAAATGGCCGTGCAGCGCCCTGGGCTGTTCTACTGGCACACCGAAGGCAAGGCTGAGCAGACCATTGTTTCCGACGGCCAGAAGGTCACCCTGTGGGACCCGGACCTGGAACAGGCCACCATCAAGAAGCTCGACCCGCGCCTGAACCAGACCCCGGCCCTGCTGCTGTCGGGTGATGTGTCGAAAATCAACGACAGCTTCGACATCACCTCCAAGCAGACCAGCAACGTGATCGAGTTCACCCTCAAGCCCAAATCCAAGGACACGCTGTTCGACACGCTGTCCCTGTCGTTTGGCAACGGCGTGATCAACAACATGCGCCTGGTCGACAGCGTCGGCCAGCGCACCGATATCCTGTTCTCCGGGGTCAAGGCCAACCAGCCGGTACCGGCGTCCAAGTTCAAGTTCGACATCCCCAAGGGTGCCGACGTGATCCAGGAATAA
- a CDS encoding DNA translocase FtsK yields the protein MKKSAATPKAAVVPAWRQHLHYRLKEGALIAIGALCLFLMMALLTYGKDDPGWSHNSKIEDVQNFGGPAGSYSADILFMVLGYFAYIFPLLLAIKTWQIFRQRHEPWQWSGWLFSWRLIGLVFLVLSGAALAHIHFHAPTGLPAGAGGALGESLGDLARKTLNIQGSTLMFIALFLFGLTVFTDLSWFKVMDVTGKITLDLLELFQGAANRWWAARVDRKRMVAQLREVDTRVNEVVAPSTPDRREQAKVKERLIEREQALSKHMSDREKQVPPVIAPAPPKPAEPSHRVQKEKQAPLFVDSAVEGTLPPISILDPAEKKQLNYSPESLAAVGHLLEIKLKEFGVEVSVDSIHPGPVITRYEIQPAAGVKVSRIANLAKDLARSLAVTSVRVVEVIPGKTTVGIEIPNEDRQIVRFSEVLSTPEYDNFKSPVTLALGHDIGGKPVITDLAKMPHLLVAGTTGSGKSVGVNAMILSILFKSGPEDAKLIMIDPKMLELSIYEGIPHLLCPVVTDMKDAANALRWSVAEMERRYKLMAKMGVRNLSGFNAKVKEAQDAGTPLTDPLYKRESIHDEAPLLSKLPTIVVVVDEFADMMMIVGKKVEELIARIAQKARAAGIHLILATQRPSVDVITGLIKANIPTRMAFQVSSKIDSRTIIDQGGAEQLLGHGDMLYMPPGTSLPIRVHGAFVSDDEVHRVVEAWKLRGAPEYNDDILAGVEEAGSGFDGGSSGGDDDAETDALYDEAVAFVLESRRASISAVQRKLKIGYNRAARMIEAMEMAGVVTAMNTNGSREVIAPGQMRD from the coding sequence TTGAAGAAATCCGCCGCAACACCTAAAGCAGCAGTCGTGCCGGCCTGGCGCCAGCACCTGCATTATCGTCTCAAGGAAGGCGCGCTGATCGCGATCGGCGCCCTGTGCCTGTTCCTGATGATGGCCTTGCTGACCTATGGCAAGGACGATCCGGGCTGGAGCCACAACAGCAAGATCGAAGACGTGCAGAACTTCGGCGGGCCTGCCGGTTCCTACAGCGCCGATATCCTGTTCATGGTGCTGGGTTACTTCGCCTATATCTTCCCGTTGCTGCTGGCGATCAAAACCTGGCAGATCTTCCGCCAGCGCCACGAGCCGTGGCAGTGGAGCGGCTGGCTGTTTTCATGGCGCCTGATCGGCCTGGTGTTCCTGGTGCTGTCCGGCGCGGCCCTGGCCCATATCCATTTCCATGCGCCGACTGGCTTGCCAGCGGGCGCGGGCGGGGCGCTGGGCGAAAGCCTCGGCGACCTGGCGCGCAAGACCCTGAATATCCAGGGCAGCACCTTGATGTTCATCGCGCTGTTCCTGTTCGGCCTCACCGTGTTCACCGACCTGTCCTGGTTCAAGGTGATGGACGTGACCGGCAAGATCACCCTCGACCTGTTGGAACTGTTCCAGGGCGCCGCCAACCGCTGGTGGGCTGCCCGTGTCGACCGCAAGCGCATGGTCGCCCAGTTGCGTGAAGTCGATACCCGTGTCAACGAAGTAGTGGCCCCGAGCACACCGGACCGGCGCGAGCAGGCCAAGGTCAAGGAGCGCCTGATCGAGCGCGAGCAGGCGCTGAGCAAGCACATGTCGGACCGCGAGAAGCAGGTGCCGCCTGTCATTGCCCCCGCGCCGCCCAAGCCAGCCGAACCGAGCCATCGCGTTCAGAAAGAGAAACAGGCGCCGCTGTTCGTCGACAGCGCCGTCGAAGGCACCTTGCCGCCGATCTCGATCCTCGACCCGGCCGAAAAGAAACAACTCAACTATTCGCCTGAATCCCTGGCGGCCGTCGGCCACCTGCTGGAAATCAAGCTCAAGGAATTCGGCGTCGAAGTCTCGGTGGATTCCATCCACCCCGGCCCGGTGATCACCCGTTACGAAATCCAGCCGGCTGCCGGCGTGAAGGTCAGCCGTATCGCCAACCTGGCGAAGGATTTGGCCCGTTCCCTGGCCGTGACCAGTGTGCGTGTCGTGGAAGTGATTCCCGGCAAGACCACCGTGGGCATCGAGATTCCCAACGAAGACCGCCAGATCGTGCGCTTCTCCGAAGTGCTGTCGACCCCTGAGTACGACAACTTCAAGTCGCCGGTCACCCTGGCCCTGGGTCACGACATCGGCGGCAAGCCGGTGATCACCGACCTGGCGAAGATGCCCCACTTGCTGGTGGCCGGTACCACCGGTTCCGGTAAGTCGGTGGGTGTGAACGCGATGATCCTGTCGATCCTGTTCAAGTCCGGCCCGGAAGACGCCAAGCTGATCATGATCGACCCGAAGATGCTCGAACTGTCGATCTACGAGGGCATTCCGCACCTGCTGTGCCCGGTGGTCACCGACATGAAGGACGCCGCCAACGCCCTGCGCTGGAGCGTCGCCGAAATGGAGCGCCGCTACAAGCTGATGGCGAAGATGGGCGTGCGTAACCTGTCGGGCTTCAACGCCAAGGTCAAGGAAGCCCAGGACGCCGGCACACCGCTGACCGACCCGTTGTACAAGCGCGAAAGCATTCACGACGAAGCGCCGCTGCTGAGCAAGCTGCCGACCATCGTGGTGGTGGTCGACGAATTCGCCGACATGATGATGATCGTCGGCAAGAAGGTCGAAGAACTGATCGCCCGTATCGCCCAGAAGGCTCGTGCCGCCGGTATTCACTTGATCCTCGCCACCCAGCGTCCGTCGGTGGACGTGATCACCGGCCTGATCAAGGCCAACATCCCGACCCGCATGGCGTTCCAGGTGTCGAGCAAGATCGACTCGCGGACCATCATCGACCAGGGCGGCGCCGAACAGCTGCTGGGCCACGGCGACATGCTCTATATGCCGCCGGGCACCAGCCTGCCGATCCGGGTTCACGGCGCCTTTGTTTCCGACGATGAAGTCCACCGTGTGGTGGAAGCCTGGAAGCTGCGCGGCGCGCCGGAATACAACGACGACATTCTGGCCGGTGTGGAAGAAGCCGGCAGTGGCTTCGACGGCGGCAGCAGCGGTGGCGACGATGATGCCGAAACCGACGCGCTGTACGACGAGGCCGTGGCTTTTGTACTGGAAAGCCGTCGCGCCTCCATCTCGGCGGTGCAGCGCAAGCTGAAGATCGGCTACAACCGCGCCGCCCGCATGATCGAAGCCATGGAAATGGCCGGCGTCGTCACCGCAATGAACACCAACGGCTCGCGCGAAGTCATTGCCCCCGGGCAGATGCGCGACTGA